In a single window of the Zonotrichia leucophrys gambelii isolate GWCS_2022_RI chromosome 2, RI_Zleu_2.0, whole genome shotgun sequence genome:
- the ELOVL2 gene encoding very long chain fatty acid elongase 2, with product METLKAFDREVNAFVDYMFGPRDTRVRGWFLLDSYLPTFFLTGAYLLCIWLGNKFMKNRPPFSLRPHLIVYNLGITLLSFYMLIELILATWEGGYNLQCQNLHSAGEADIRVAKVLWWYYFSKVIEFMDTIFFVLRKKSSQITFLHVYHHATMFNIWWCVLNWIPCGQSFFGPTLNSFIHVLMYSYYGLSVIPSMRKYLWWKKYLTQAQLIQFLLTIVHTLSAAVKPCGFPFGCLMFQSSYMATLVILFINFYIKTYRKAPSRTAVKETPATTEIKNGFHKDYFAAANGLQNNKKAQ from the exons atacCAGGGTTAGAGGATGGTTCCTTTTGGACTCTTACCTTCCCACGTTTTTCCTTACTGGAGCATATCTACTCTGCATATGGCTGGGCAACAAGTTCATGAAGAACAGGCCTCCTTTCTCCCTCAGACCTCACCTCATCGTGTACAACCTGGGCATCACGCTGCTCTCCTTCTACATGCTGATAGAG CTCATCCTTGCCACGTGGGAAGGCGGCTACAACCTGCAGTGCCAGAACCTCCACAGCGCAGGGGAGGCTGATATCCGG GTAGCCAAGGTGCTGTGGTGGTATTATTTTTCCAAAGTAATTGAATTCATGGACACTATCTTCTTTGtgctgagaaagaaaagcagccagATCACCTTCCTTCACGTGTATCACCATGCCACTATGTTTAACATTTGGTGGTGTGTTCTGAACTGGATACCTTGTGGGCAGA GCTTCTTTGGACCCACTTTGAATAGCTTTATCCACGTGCTTATGTATTCTTACTATGGACTGTCAGTCATCCCTTCCATGCGCAAATATCTCTGGTGGAAGAAATACCTCACTCAGGCACAGCTG ATCCAGTTTCTGCTCACGATTGTGCACACACTCAGTGCAGCTGTGAAGCCATGTGGATTCCCATTCGGCTGCCTCATGTTCCAGTCCTCCTACATGGCCACACTGGTCATCCTcttcatcaacttctacatTAAG ACATACCGGAAAGCACCTTCAAGAACAGCTGTAAAGGAAACCCCTGCCACAACAGAAATCAAGAATGGTTTCCATAAGGACTACTTTGCTGCTGCCAATGGATTGCAGAATAATAAGAAGGCACAATAA